One genomic region from Lates calcarifer isolate ASB-BC8 linkage group LG10, TLL_Latcal_v3, whole genome shotgun sequence encodes:
- the exoc3l1 gene encoding exocyst complex component 3-like protein isoform X2: MSAGDQKHGGDKPEDKVSAVEVWPEVERAECLARGAALKWASGVFCQPEHLERLSQYRKRESQRTASIHTRLKSMVQSYLEGVGWGLEQLQEAKAELREVSHALKKAALESNQNAEGVKSLDRLREVSVNHCQLLAAVSNLPRLYSVRSMVLETERLVESRRLLEAHARLMDLERWQDDILWQLHGAAGMAGSPLSTEDQEVVAKYFSGVGQLVDALGKELWAVVSSGLALARQNPTPFVSAVRIVEREEALDQALLEERGGTGSNSRPLPPGRPRCWRACFFQVLEEAVSARFRSVSYLHTRGPGLAGHLSALQHATMTDLATVRHLLEHCVPPHYHLTGAYLRASHRCLQTHLAQVSSWDLESGEIFAVLNWVLHIYNSPDMMGHPELVTEMEKEELGPLISTEGLEQLQNKYVQSVRKSVSEWMHKALQVELQDWQRDQEPDTDHEGFYQTSLPTIITQMLEENARVALMIGESLRDQTIQMGLYEMENLLNRFREALVEFGREHRRDPSNNKNKFYLHYLLASISNCIILKKSTESLQQQQSSRLAGQFSRTPPNPLAALDRAVRRACRLVMDQLLLDLQPLLPGLLTRPWLVQGDPTPKLCQVLERHLDLYGRVRPPCRQRLQEEAQWLMVVEYVRALMQKRLVCRSAEERRQLAQQMVQDDQLYREIFHGL, from the exons ATGTCAGCAGGAGATCAGAAGCATGGTGGTGACAAACCAGAAG ACAAGGTGTCAGCGGTGGAGGTATGGCCAGAGGTGGAGAGGGCTGAGTGTTTGGCCCGCGGTGCTGCCCTGAAGTGGGCGTCAGGTGTTTTCTGTCAGCCCGAACATCTGGAGAGACTGAGCCAgtacaggaagagagagagtcagaggacTGCTTCCATACACACCAGACTCAAG TCCATGGTCCAGTCATACCTGGAGGGGGTAGGCTGGGGTCTGGAGCAGCTCCAGGAGGCCAAAGCTGAGCTGAGAGAGGTGTCACATGCCTTGAAGAAAGCAGCACTGGAATCCAACCAAAATGCAGAGGGGGTGAAGTCTCTGGACAGGCTGAGAGAAGTGTCAGTCAACCACTGTCAGCTCCTCGCTGCTGTCAGCAACTTACCACGACTTTACTCTG TGCGTAGCATGGTGTTGGAGACTGAGCGTCTGGTGGAGTCCCGGAGGCTCCTGGAGGCCCACGCCAGGCTAATGGATCTGGAGCGCTGGCAGGACGACATCCTGTGGCAGCTCCATGGAGCTGCTGGGATGGCAGGAAGTCCGCTCAGCACCGAGGACCAGGAGGTGGTGGCCAAGTATTTCTCTGGTGTTGGGCAGCTTGTGGACGCCCTGG GTAAGGAGCTGTGGGCGGTGGTGAGCAGTGGTCTGGCTCTGGCCCGACAAAACCCCACACCATTTGTATCAGCAGTGAGGATAGTGGAGCgggaggaggccctggaccAAGCTCTCCTAGAGGAGAGGGGGGGAACCGGAAGCAACAGCAGGCCCTTACCTCCTGGACGACCTCGCTGCTGGAGAGCGTGCTTCTTCCAG GTACTAGAGGAGGCAGTTTCTGCGCGGTTTCGTAGTGTCTCCTACCTGCACACGCGTGGTCCGGGTCTGGCAGgccacctctctgctctccagcaCGCTACAATGACTGACCTGGCCACTGTCCGCCACCTGCTGGAGCACTGTGTCCCACCACACTATCATCTAACAGGGGCTTACCTGAGAGCCAGCCATCGCTGTTTACAAACTCACCTGGCACAG GTTAGCAGCTGGGACCTGGAGAGTGGTGAGATCTTTGCTGTGCTTAACTGGGTGCTCCACATCTACAACAG CCCGGACATGATGGGTCATCCAGAGCTGGtaacagagatggagaaagaagagCTGGGACCTCTCATCTCCACCGAGGGactggagcagctgcagaacaaaTATGTCCAGAGTGTTCGG AAGAGTGTGTCAGAGTGGATGCACAAAgctctgcaggtggagctgcaaGACTGGCAGAGAGACCAGGAACCAGACACAGACCATGAAGGTTTCTACCAAACCAGCCTGCCTACCATCATTACACAG ATGCTGGAGGAGAACGCCCGCGTGGCTCTGATGATCGGAGAATCCCTACGAGATCAGACCATACAGATGGGACTGTATGAGATGGAGAACCTCctgaacag GTTTCGGGAAGCGCTGGTGGAATTTGGGAGAGAGCATCGCAGGGATCcgagcaacaacaaaaacaagttcTACCTCCACTATCTGCTGGCCTCCATCAGCAACTGTATCATCCTCAA GAAGTCCACAGAgagcctgcagcagcagcagtcgtCCCGATTGGCGGGCCAGTTCTCTCGGACTCCTCCCAACCCACTGGCAGCTCTGGACCGGGCGGTGAGGCGGGCTTGTCGCCTGGTGATGGATCAGCTCCTGTTGGACCTTCAGCCTCTCCTCCCGGGCCTGCTGACCCGACCCTGGCTGGTCCAGGGAGACCCCACACCCAAACTCTGCCAGGTTCTGGAGCGTCACCTGGACCTGTACGGCCGCGTTCGGCCTCCCTGCCGACAG CGTCTGCAGGAGGAGGCCCAGTGGCTAATGGTGGTAGAGTACGTCAGGGCTCTGATGCAGAAGAGGCTGGTGTGCCGCAGCGCCGAGGAGAGGAGGCAGCTCGCCCAGCAGATGGTTCAGGATGACCAGCTGTACCGGGAAATCTTCCATGGCCTG
- the exoc3l1 gene encoding exocyst complex component 3-like protein isoform X1: MSAGDQKHGGDKPEDKVSAVEVWPEVERAECLARGAALKWASGVFCQPEHLERLSQYRKRESQRTASIHTRLKSMVQSYLEGVGWGLEQLQEAKAELREVSHALKKAALESNQNAEGVKSLDRLREVSVNHCQLLAAVSNLPRLYSVRSMVLETERLVESRRLLEAHARLMDLERWQDDILWQLHGAAGMAGSPLSTEDQEVVAKYFSGVGQLVDALGKELWAVVSSGLALARQNPTPFVSAVRIVEREEALDQALLEERGGTGSNSRPLPPGRPRCWRACFFQVLEEAVSARFRSVSYLHTRGPGLAGHLSALQHATMTDLATVRHLLEHCVPPHYHLTGAYLRASHRCLQTHLAQVSSWDLESGEIFAVLNWVLHIYNSPDMMGHPELVTEMEKEELGPLISTEGLEQLQNKYVQSVRKSVSEWMHKALQVELQDWQRDQEPDTDHEGFYQTSLPTIITQMLEENARVALMIGESLRDQTIQMGLYEMENLLNRFREALVEFGREHRRDPSNNKNKFYLHYLLASISNCIILKKSTESLQQQQSSRLAGQFSRTPPNPLAALDRAVRRACRLVMDQLLLDLQPLLPGLLTRPWLVQGDPTPKLCQVLERHLDLYGRVRPPCRQRLQEEAQWLMVVEYVRALMQKRLVCRSAEERRQLAQQMVQDDQLYREIFHGLEGEGSVPEVNPLTLLPVLADFIRLKDPSMLTLEVSGLAAKYPDISEEHVSVLLDIRGDVSRDIRGAVLDLLEQSAPPLPAGYRPIFTDILVPPSTMAFCLPTAKCA, from the exons ATGTCAGCAGGAGATCAGAAGCATGGTGGTGACAAACCAGAAG ACAAGGTGTCAGCGGTGGAGGTATGGCCAGAGGTGGAGAGGGCTGAGTGTTTGGCCCGCGGTGCTGCCCTGAAGTGGGCGTCAGGTGTTTTCTGTCAGCCCGAACATCTGGAGAGACTGAGCCAgtacaggaagagagagagtcagaggacTGCTTCCATACACACCAGACTCAAG TCCATGGTCCAGTCATACCTGGAGGGGGTAGGCTGGGGTCTGGAGCAGCTCCAGGAGGCCAAAGCTGAGCTGAGAGAGGTGTCACATGCCTTGAAGAAAGCAGCACTGGAATCCAACCAAAATGCAGAGGGGGTGAAGTCTCTGGACAGGCTGAGAGAAGTGTCAGTCAACCACTGTCAGCTCCTCGCTGCTGTCAGCAACTTACCACGACTTTACTCTG TGCGTAGCATGGTGTTGGAGACTGAGCGTCTGGTGGAGTCCCGGAGGCTCCTGGAGGCCCACGCCAGGCTAATGGATCTGGAGCGCTGGCAGGACGACATCCTGTGGCAGCTCCATGGAGCTGCTGGGATGGCAGGAAGTCCGCTCAGCACCGAGGACCAGGAGGTGGTGGCCAAGTATTTCTCTGGTGTTGGGCAGCTTGTGGACGCCCTGG GTAAGGAGCTGTGGGCGGTGGTGAGCAGTGGTCTGGCTCTGGCCCGACAAAACCCCACACCATTTGTATCAGCAGTGAGGATAGTGGAGCgggaggaggccctggaccAAGCTCTCCTAGAGGAGAGGGGGGGAACCGGAAGCAACAGCAGGCCCTTACCTCCTGGACGACCTCGCTGCTGGAGAGCGTGCTTCTTCCAG GTACTAGAGGAGGCAGTTTCTGCGCGGTTTCGTAGTGTCTCCTACCTGCACACGCGTGGTCCGGGTCTGGCAGgccacctctctgctctccagcaCGCTACAATGACTGACCTGGCCACTGTCCGCCACCTGCTGGAGCACTGTGTCCCACCACACTATCATCTAACAGGGGCTTACCTGAGAGCCAGCCATCGCTGTTTACAAACTCACCTGGCACAG GTTAGCAGCTGGGACCTGGAGAGTGGTGAGATCTTTGCTGTGCTTAACTGGGTGCTCCACATCTACAACAG CCCGGACATGATGGGTCATCCAGAGCTGGtaacagagatggagaaagaagagCTGGGACCTCTCATCTCCACCGAGGGactggagcagctgcagaacaaaTATGTCCAGAGTGTTCGG AAGAGTGTGTCAGAGTGGATGCACAAAgctctgcaggtggagctgcaaGACTGGCAGAGAGACCAGGAACCAGACACAGACCATGAAGGTTTCTACCAAACCAGCCTGCCTACCATCATTACACAG ATGCTGGAGGAGAACGCCCGCGTGGCTCTGATGATCGGAGAATCCCTACGAGATCAGACCATACAGATGGGACTGTATGAGATGGAGAACCTCctgaacag GTTTCGGGAAGCGCTGGTGGAATTTGGGAGAGAGCATCGCAGGGATCcgagcaacaacaaaaacaagttcTACCTCCACTATCTGCTGGCCTCCATCAGCAACTGTATCATCCTCAA GAAGTCCACAGAgagcctgcagcagcagcagtcgtCCCGATTGGCGGGCCAGTTCTCTCGGACTCCTCCCAACCCACTGGCAGCTCTGGACCGGGCGGTGAGGCGGGCTTGTCGCCTGGTGATGGATCAGCTCCTGTTGGACCTTCAGCCTCTCCTCCCGGGCCTGCTGACCCGACCCTGGCTGGTCCAGGGAGACCCCACACCCAAACTCTGCCAGGTTCTGGAGCGTCACCTGGACCTGTACGGCCGCGTTCGGCCTCCCTGCCGACAG CGTCTGCAGGAGGAGGCCCAGTGGCTAATGGTGGTAGAGTACGTCAGGGCTCTGATGCAGAAGAGGCTGGTGTGCCGCAGCGCCGAGGAGAGGAGGCAGCTCGCCCAGCAGATGGTTCAGGATGACCAGCTGTACCGGGAAATCTTCCATGGCCTG GAGGGTGAGGGGTCAGTGCCTGAGGTGAACCCTTTAACCTTACTACCCGTCCTGGCTGACTTCATCCGACTCAAAGACCCCAGCATGCTCACTCTGGAAGTGTCAGGACTTGCAGCCAAATACCCCGACATCAG